In Calothrix sp. PCC 7507, one DNA window encodes the following:
- a CDS encoding MgPME-cyclase complex family protein, with amino-acid sequence MQTYYYVLASQQFLLQEEPIDEVLKERTRNYHEQEKEIDFWLVKQPAFLEAPQFAQEKAKCPQPAVAIISTNSQFITWLKLRLEYVITGEFQAPSKTIPNALASLATVA; translated from the coding sequence ATGCAAACATACTATTACGTTTTGGCAAGTCAACAGTTTCTGCTACAAGAAGAACCAATAGACGAAGTTCTCAAAGAACGCACCCGTAATTACCACGAACAAGAAAAAGAAATTGACTTTTGGTTGGTGAAACAGCCAGCTTTTTTAGAAGCACCCCAGTTTGCCCAGGAAAAGGCAAAGTGTCCACAACCAGCAGTAGCAATTATTTCTACTAATTCCCAATTTATTACCTGGCTGAAACTGCGATTAGAGTACGTGATTACAGGCGAATTTCAGGCTCCTTCTAAGACAATTCCCAACGCCTTAGCCTCGTTGGCTACCGTAGCTTAG
- a CDS encoding HAMP domain-containing sensor histidine kinase, whose product MDFSQLLAEKTNTILSKWIVSVRRDGQIESADDLSYTAIKNHLPEVLKAMVTVLSKSQGNDIKSIVTASWEHGVLRAEQGFDPAEIAREYHLLRTVIFETMEPDLLEGTPLEIIRAMRLIDTVIDEAIARCFNSYFEERLRELQQLYSSLTLHNQELNRLVTTNQDYLSQIAHELKSPLASIISYSNLFLREQTDETRENKTYANLEYIERVLRNGRRLLRLINDILELSRYDAGKIKPDPAPTNVSGVINNVCEMLEPLAKEKNLQMIVDWKNAPEEVITDPVQLQQIVTNIISNAIRYTESGTIIVMCQVLKLERWAIAVSDSGIGIKPEDQAQIFEPYFRVGTANKSYVPGSTGLGLAIVSRLVKLLQGEINLVSEVGVGSTFTVILPMQLQMLEN is encoded by the coding sequence ATGGATTTTAGTCAACTATTGGCTGAAAAGACTAATACTATCCTCAGTAAATGGATCGTATCAGTTCGCAGAGATGGACAGATTGAAAGTGCTGATGACTTATCTTATACGGCAATCAAAAATCATCTTCCTGAAGTACTCAAAGCGATGGTGACAGTGCTTTCAAAATCTCAGGGTAATGATATCAAGTCAATAGTGACGGCAAGTTGGGAGCATGGAGTTCTTCGAGCGGAACAAGGCTTTGATCCGGCAGAAATTGCGCGGGAGTATCATCTGCTGCGGACGGTAATATTTGAGACGATGGAACCGGATTTGTTAGAGGGAACGCCTTTAGAGATTATTCGCGCTATGCGTTTGATTGACACTGTGATTGATGAAGCGATCGCCCGCTGTTTCAATAGTTATTTTGAAGAACGCCTGCGGGAGTTACAGCAGCTATATTCATCATTAACACTGCATAATCAGGAACTCAATCGCTTAGTTACCACTAATCAAGATTATCTTTCTCAAATAGCCCACGAACTGAAAAGTCCCCTAGCTTCAATTATTAGCTACTCAAATTTGTTTTTACGCGAACAAACAGATGAGACTAGGGAAAATAAGACTTATGCAAATTTAGAATACATTGAGCGGGTACTACGCAATGGTAGGCGCTTACTCCGTCTAATTAACGATATTTTAGAACTTTCACGGTATGACGCTGGGAAGATAAAGCCAGATCCAGCACCCACTAATGTCAGTGGTGTAATTAACAATGTCTGCGAAATGCTGGAGCCTTTAGCGAAGGAGAAAAATTTACAGATGATTGTTGATTGGAAAAATGCGCCAGAGGAAGTAATTACAGACCCTGTACAATTACAACAGATAGTTACAAATATTATTAGTAATGCGATTCGTTATACAGAATCGGGGACGATTATTGTCATGTGTCAGGTGTTGAAGCTTGAGAGGTGGGCGATCGCTGTTTCTGATAGTGGTATAGGTATTAAACCAGAAGACCAAGCCCAGATATTTGAACCCTACTTTCGCGTCGGTACTGCGAATAAGTCTTACGTTCCTGGTAGCACAGGGTTAGGATTAGCCATAGTTTCCCGCTTGGTGAAGCTATTGCAAGGTGAAATTAACTTAGTTTCCGAGGTGGGGGTTGGTTCTACCTTCACCGTGATTTTACCTATGCAATTGCAGATGTTAGAGAATTAA
- a CDS encoding TetR/AcrR family transcriptional regulator, translating into MPDDRISPKKSSASRHVDACTQRPIVARDRVLDEAEQLFRTRGYNTVTMRDIALEVGIRQASLYYHFKSKEQLFVEVTERMFERHRIGLQQAIDQNGSNLRSHLQAAGVWFLSQPPIHFLSMVHTDMPLLSEENINRLSACSYKSIFEPIHQIFAQAKAQGEIRDVRPELLAGFFLSVMESIPFVTSSPSAVSGEIMVNEMINVLLDGLKPIRNL; encoded by the coding sequence ATGCCAGACGATCGCATCTCTCCCAAAAAATCCTCTGCTAGCAGACACGTAGATGCTTGTACCCAGCGCCCCATAGTCGCTAGAGATCGTGTGCTGGATGAAGCAGAGCAGTTATTTCGCACTCGTGGTTACAATACAGTCACCATGAGGGATATTGCCTTGGAGGTAGGAATTCGCCAAGCATCCTTGTACTATCACTTTAAGAGCAAGGAGCAGCTGTTTGTGGAAGTTACCGAACGCATGTTTGAGCGCCATCGCATCGGTTTACAGCAAGCTATTGATCAAAATGGTAGTAATTTGCGATCGCATCTCCAAGCAGCTGGCGTTTGGTTTCTCTCCCAGCCTCCCATCCACTTTTTGAGCATGGTACACACAGATATGCCTTTGTTATCAGAAGAAAATATTAACAGGCTATCAGCTTGCTCCTATAAATCCATCTTTGAACCAATTCACCAGATATTTGCTCAAGCAAAAGCCCAAGGAGAAATTCGAGATGTGCGTCCCGAACTCCTAGCAGGCTTCTTTTTATCTGTGATGGAAAGCATTCCTTTTGTCACTAGTTCGCCTAGTGCTGTCTCTGGTGAGATTATGGTCAATGAAATGATTAATGTTTTATTGGATGGACTAAAACCCATTCGTAATTTGTAA
- a CDS encoding FAD-dependent oxidoreductase, translating to MSQVSNTPESSHISRRTLLKWFGIGGIAGVTGYSRFSKPKPTVFQKDVLNLPRLLNQSKSVVVVGGGLAGLACAYELSQRGFVVTLLEKSPQLGGKIASWQIEAVGETFMMEHGFHGFFPQYYNLNSLVVEMGIDEHFQSLKSYAVVYRDAKYQPEVFRPSSSAFPWNIIDLAIASPNRLRWGINLVKLKHLQVFQAITGFQRERNYQRFDNISVADWVKEEFPRGLYDLYFLPFAKSSLNAPDTMSVGELMQFFHFYFFGNPEGLAFNGTKDDMGTSLVQPIVRAIQDRGGKIITGATVSEIPYQQGKINAVKYFVGSNQNNVPFGVRRNSLISGADVEYFGEADEVFAVTTGAKEAISLTCTHQGCTVQKAADGKFHCPCHGAVFAADGKVLKGPAQRDLAKYQVVQRQDEKLQLVAVNQESSPEKITADYYVFATDVPGVQQLFKRMTGDVNKKVRSQVENLSIADPFAVCRFWFDRDFHWEQSNFTSLSGYQLTDSITLYHRIQTQFIDWAQRTGGSVVELHAYCYKAKEFPTQEALLTTFEQELYEIVPELKQARVLHRELVNQHNFSGYPPNSYAERPETITSVPNLIFAGDWVKMPFPCGLMERAVSSGLLAANEILYREGLQRRSLLSVNPEGLLQI from the coding sequence ATGAGTCAAGTATCAAATACGCCTGAATCATCTCATATTTCTCGTCGTACGCTGCTCAAGTGGTTTGGTATCGGTGGTATTGCTGGGGTGACAGGATATTCTCGTTTCAGTAAACCCAAACCAACAGTTTTTCAAAAAGATGTACTCAACTTGCCACGGCTACTGAATCAATCTAAAAGTGTTGTTGTCGTTGGTGGTGGATTAGCGGGTTTAGCTTGTGCATATGAATTGAGCCAACGGGGATTTGTTGTGACACTTTTAGAAAAGTCACCCCAACTCGGCGGCAAAATTGCGAGTTGGCAAATTGAAGCTGTGGGCGAAACTTTCATGATGGAACATGGCTTTCACGGCTTTTTCCCCCAATACTATAATCTGAATAGTTTAGTGGTAGAAATGGGGATAGATGAGCATTTTCAATCATTAAAATCCTATGCTGTTGTTTACCGCGATGCTAAATATCAACCAGAGGTATTTCGTCCTAGTAGTTCTGCCTTCCCTTGGAATATTATAGATTTAGCGATCGCATCTCCCAATCGTTTAAGATGGGGGATTAACCTGGTTAAATTAAAACATTTACAAGTCTTCCAAGCAATTACTGGATTTCAGAGAGAAAGAAATTATCAACGCTTCGATAATATCTCTGTTGCTGATTGGGTAAAAGAGGAATTTCCTCGCGGTTTATATGACTTATATTTTCTCCCTTTTGCTAAATCTAGCTTGAATGCACCAGACACAATGAGTGTGGGCGAATTGATGCAGTTCTTCCACTTTTATTTTTTTGGCAATCCGGAAGGGCTAGCTTTTAATGGTACTAAAGACGATATGGGAACCAGCTTAGTACAACCTATAGTTAGGGCAATTCAAGACAGGGGTGGTAAAATTATCACAGGTGCAACTGTGAGTGAAATTCCATATCAGCAAGGTAAGATTAATGCAGTCAAATATTTTGTTGGTAGTAATCAAAATAATGTCCCTTTTGGGGTGAGACGCAACTCACTGATAAGTGGTGCAGATGTAGAATATTTTGGTGAGGCAGATGAAGTTTTTGCCGTCACAACTGGAGCAAAAGAGGCAATTTCACTTACCTGTACTCACCAAGGTTGTACAGTCCAAAAAGCAGCAGATGGGAAATTTCACTGTCCTTGTCATGGAGCAGTTTTTGCGGCTGATGGTAAAGTGTTAAAAGGTCCAGCACAAAGAGATTTAGCTAAATATCAAGTAGTGCAGCGACAAGATGAAAAGTTACAACTGGTAGCAGTAAATCAGGAATCCTCGCCAGAAAAAATCACAGCCGATTATTATGTTTTTGCTACCGATGTACCGGGAGTACAGCAACTATTTAAACGCATGACTGGGGATGTAAATAAAAAAGTGCGATCGCAAGTAGAAAATTTGAGTATTGCTGATCCATTTGCTGTTTGTCGTTTTTGGTTTGACCGTGATTTTCATTGGGAACAGAGTAATTTTACATCTTTATCTGGCTACCAGCTAACTGATAGTATTACTCTTTATCATCGCATTCAAACACAATTTATTGACTGGGCACAACGCACTGGTGGGAGTGTTGTAGAGTTACATGCTTACTGCTACAAAGCAAAAGAATTCCCCACTCAAGAAGCATTGTTAACCACATTTGAACAGGAACTCTATGAAATTGTTCCTGAGTTAAAGCAAGCCAGAGTATTGCATCGGGAATTGGTAAATCAACATAACTTTTCTGGATATCCACCCAATAGTTATGCAGAACGTCCAGAAACTATTACCAGTGTTCCTAACTTAATCTTTGCAGGAGATTGGGTGAAAATGCCCTTTCCCTGTGGGTTAATGGAGCGAGCCGTTAGTAGCGGTTTATTAGCAGCCAATGAGATTTTATACCGAGAAGGTTTGCAGAGGCGATCGCTTTTATCAGTCAATCCAGAAGGCTTGTTGCAAATTTAG
- the crtE gene encoding geranylgeranyl diphosphate synthase CrtE has protein sequence MVATNKFTKTPETATFNLSAYLKERQKLCETALDQAIPIIYPEKIYESMRYSLLAGGKRVRPILCLATCEMTGGTIDMAMPTACAVEMIHTMSLIHDDLPAMDNDDYRRGKLTNHKVYGEDVAILAGDGLLAFAFEFVAKQTPQDVPRDRVLDVVARLGRALGAAGLVGGQVVDLESEGKSDTSLETLNFIHNHKTAALLEASVVCGGILTGASSEDVQRLTRYAQNIGLAFQIVDDILDITATQEQLGKTAGKDLKAQKVTYPSLWGIEESRAKAQELVEEACVELESFGESAQPLKAIAYYITSRNH, from the coding sequence ATGGTAGCAACTAATAAGTTTACAAAGACACCAGAGACAGCCACGTTTAATCTATCCGCTTATCTCAAAGAGCGACAAAAGCTTTGTGAAACTGCTTTGGATCAAGCAATTCCCATCATTTATCCAGAAAAAATTTATGAATCTATGCGCTACTCTCTATTAGCTGGAGGTAAGCGTGTACGCCCTATTCTTTGCCTTGCTACCTGCGAAATGACCGGTGGTACAATTGACATGGCAATGCCGACAGCTTGTGCAGTGGAAATGATTCACACAATGTCTTTGATTCATGACGATCTGCCGGCGATGGATAATGATGATTACCGCCGTGGCAAACTGACGAATCATAAAGTCTATGGCGAAGATGTGGCAATTTTGGCTGGGGATGGCTTGTTGGCTTTCGCTTTTGAGTTTGTAGCTAAACAAACACCCCAAGACGTTCCCAGAGACCGTGTGCTGGATGTTGTAGCCCGTCTGGGACGCGCACTAGGAGCAGCTGGCTTGGTTGGCGGTCAGGTGGTGGATTTAGAATCGGAAGGTAAATCGGATACTTCCCTAGAGACACTAAATTTTATTCATAACCATAAAACAGCCGCTCTTTTAGAAGCTAGTGTGGTTTGTGGTGGAATTTTAACAGGAGCATCATCGGAAGACGTGCAACGACTGACCCGCTATGCTCAAAATATTGGTCTGGCGTTTCAAATTGTCGATGATATCTTGGATATCACCGCTACTCAAGAGCAATTGGGTAAAACTGCAGGTAAAGACCTCAAAGCTCAGAAAGTGACTTATCCTAGCCTTTGGGGAATTGAGGAATCCCGAGCTAAAGCCCAAGAGCTAGTGGAAGAAGCTTGTGTAGAATTAGAGTCATTTGGGGAATCAGCGCAGCCGCTAAAAGCGATCGCCTATTACATCACCAGTCGCAATCATTAA
- a CDS encoding SDR family NAD(P)-dependent oxidoreductase: MNRLKGKSALITGASQGLGRQLAIDFAREGATKISIVGRRVAGLNEVCERIREIAPQTDVLAIAADLAQAEEIDRVVTTTLREFGDRLDVLINNAAAIGPTPIPFLVDYPLEDLRYVLNTNLIAPFLMMQKLFPIMVQTGGSIINVTSDTGVTGFPGWGAYSISKFALEGMSQIWAAELQGSWVRFNWVDPGDMDTTMHWASEPEADHTRWVDPAKVTDIFIYLAADESKGVSGQRFQAQSPLPTNISGKINF; this comes from the coding sequence ATGAATAGACTAAAAGGGAAGTCAGCCCTAATTACAGGTGCATCTCAAGGATTAGGAAGGCAGTTGGCAATTGATTTTGCTCGCGAAGGAGCAACTAAAATCTCGATTGTGGGGCGGCGGGTTGCGGGTTTGAACGAGGTATGTGAGCGAATTCGGGAAATTGCACCGCAAACGGATGTGTTAGCGATCGCTGCAGATTTGGCGCAAGCAGAAGAGATTGATCGCGTCGTCACCACCACGCTGAGGGAATTTGGCGATCGCCTGGATGTGCTAATTAACAACGCAGCCGCAATTGGCCCCACTCCCATCCCATTCCTGGTTGACTACCCCTTAGAAGATTTGCGCTACGTACTCAACACAAACTTGATTGCGCCATTCCTGATGATGCAAAAGCTTTTCCCGATAATGGTACAAACAGGAGGCTCCATCATCAACGTAACTAGTGATACAGGTGTAACTGGTTTTCCGGGATGGGGCGCTTATAGCATCTCAAAATTTGCTTTAGAAGGAATGTCGCAGATTTGGGCTGCAGAACTCCAAGGAAGTTGGGTGCGCTTTAACTGGGTAGATCCTGGTGATATGGACACTACAATGCACTGGGCATCGGAACCAGAAGCTGATCATACCCGTTGGGTAGACCCCGCAAAAGTTACGGATATCTTTATTTACCTAGCTGCAGATGAATCCAAAGGAGTGAGTGGGCAAAGGTTCCAAGCTCAGTCTCCCCTGCCAACCAACATTTCCGGTAAGATCAACTTCTAA
- a CDS encoding multidrug efflux SMR transporter, translating to MSLSWLYLFAAIIFEVSGITCMKLSQGFTKITPSILVFISYGLCVAFLTLCIKKLDVSVAYSVWAGLGTTLIAVIGMIWFRESATPIKLISISLIIIGVIGLNSGK from the coding sequence ATGTCACTAAGTTGGCTTTATCTCTTCGCAGCAATCATCTTTGAAGTTTCTGGCATAACTTGCATGAAATTATCGCAAGGATTCACTAAAATTACTCCTTCGATATTAGTGTTTATATCCTATGGACTTTGTGTAGCTTTTTTAACGCTTTGTATCAAAAAACTTGATGTTAGTGTCGCTTATTCTGTCTGGGCTGGATTGGGAACTACCCTAATTGCTGTCATTGGGATGATTTGGTTTCGGGAATCTGCTACTCCCATTAAACTGATATCCATTTCATTAATAATTATTGGGGTAATTGGCTTAAATTCAGGTAAGTAA
- a CDS encoding divergent PAP2 family protein: MQDIGDILDNRVLLVALVTCLIAQALKLVIELVKNRKLNVRVLVTTGGMPSAHSALVTSLAAGVGQTLGWASPDFALATVFAIIVMYDAAGVRQAAGKQARILNQMIDELFDEKHEFSQDRLKELLGHTPVQVIAGSVLGITISWLARFLLVINSP; this comes from the coding sequence ATGCAGGACATAGGCGACATCTTAGACAACCGGGTGCTGCTGGTTGCTCTGGTAACTTGTTTGATTGCTCAGGCTTTAAAGCTCGTCATCGAGCTGGTCAAAAATCGCAAACTGAACGTGCGTGTTTTAGTCACAACTGGAGGTATGCCTAGTGCCCATTCAGCTCTAGTTACCTCTCTAGCAGCTGGTGTAGGGCAAACTTTAGGCTGGGCATCTCCTGATTTTGCTTTGGCTACGGTTTTTGCCATCATCGTCATGTATGATGCCGCTGGAGTTCGCCAAGCCGCCGGTAAACAAGCTCGGATTCTCAATCAAATGATTGATGAATTATTTGATGAAAAACACGAATTTAGCCAAGACCGCCTCAAAGAACTCCTCGGACACACACCAGTTCAGGTAATAGCCGGGTCGGTTTTAGGCATCACTATATCTTGGTTAGCGAGGTTTTTATTGGTCATCAATAGTCCGTGA
- the folD gene encoding bifunctional methylenetetrahydrofolate dehydrogenase/methenyltetrahydrofolate cyclohydrolase FolD: MTTKTAKLLDGKALADKIHKGLTKRITELQSQIDRPPGLAVLMVGDNPASAAYVRNKEKACAKVGIASFGQHFPSETSQAELETAIASLNHDQRVDGILVQLPLPNHLDAVTLLHQIDPDKDADGLHPVNLGRLVRGEAGLRSCTPYGVMRLLQEYQIPLQGKQAVVVGRSILVGKPMALMLLEADATVTIAHSRSHDLKTITQNADILIAAAGKPGLITADMVKPGAVVVDVGMNRVTDSNGKGRLVGDVHLESIAGVAQFITPVPGGVGPMTVAMLLQNTFASYARRYGVNSDEL, from the coding sequence ATGACAACAAAAACTGCCAAACTTCTTGATGGTAAAGCTTTAGCTGACAAAATCCACAAAGGGCTTACCAAACGGATTACAGAATTACAATCACAAATTGACCGCCCCCCTGGTTTAGCGGTGCTGATGGTTGGCGACAATCCAGCGTCAGCGGCTTATGTCCGCAATAAGGAAAAAGCCTGCGCTAAGGTGGGTATTGCCTCTTTCGGCCAGCACTTCCCTAGTGAAACCAGTCAAGCAGAACTAGAAACGGCTATTGCATCACTCAACCACGATCAACGAGTAGATGGCATTCTCGTACAGTTACCTTTGCCTAACCACTTAGATGCTGTCACCCTTCTGCATCAAATTGACCCTGACAAAGATGCTGACGGACTACATCCAGTCAACTTAGGGCGATTGGTGCGGGGAGAGGCTGGTTTACGTAGTTGCACTCCCTATGGTGTGATGCGGCTATTGCAAGAATACCAAATTCCCTTGCAGGGAAAACAGGCGGTGGTAGTGGGACGGAGTATTTTGGTAGGCAAACCGATGGCTTTAATGTTACTAGAAGCTGATGCTACTGTGACTATTGCTCACTCGCGATCGCACGACTTAAAAACCATCACTCAGAATGCTGATATTCTGATTGCAGCCGCAGGAAAACCTGGATTAATCACTGCTGACATGGTGAAACCGGGCGCTGTTGTGGTAGATGTGGGGATGAATCGCGTCACAGATTCTAATGGGAAAGGTCGTTTAGTCGGCGATGTCCACTTAGAATCAATTGCTGGCGTGGCGCAGTTTATCACTCCAGTCCCTGGTGGTGTTGGTCCGATGACTGTCGCTATGTTGTTGCAAAATACATTTGCCAGCTACGCAAGGCGGTATGGAGTTAACAGTGATGAATTATGA
- a CDS encoding NUDIX hydrolase yields MNHQQVHVAIAILYQGDKFLMQLRDNIPTIPYPGSWALFGGHIEPDETPEIAVKREILEEIGYTLPHFSEFGCYPDEKAIRHVFHAPLLVELNQLVLNEGWDMGLLTHEDIRQGHCYSQNADEVRPLGGVHQRIMLDFMKSEVQIIG; encoded by the coding sequence ATGAATCATCAACAAGTGCATGTAGCGATCGCTATTCTCTATCAAGGAGACAAATTTCTCATGCAATTACGGGACAATATTCCTACGATTCCCTACCCTGGTTCCTGGGCGCTATTTGGCGGTCATATTGAACCTGATGAAACCCCAGAAATTGCCGTTAAGCGAGAAATTTTAGAAGAAATCGGCTACACACTACCACATTTTTCGGAATTTGGCTGCTATCCAGACGAAAAAGCTATCCGTCACGTCTTTCATGCACCGCTTTTAGTGGAATTAAACCAACTAGTTTTAAATGAAGGCTGGGATATGGGTTTATTGACACATGAAGATATTCGCCAAGGCCATTGTTATTCGCAAAATGCCGATGAAGTTAGACCTTTAGGGGGCGTGCATCAACGAATTATGTTGGATTTTATGAAGTCTGAAGTCCAAATTATAGGGTGA
- a CDS encoding pathogenesis related protein, whose product MSATQSNNLPLWVQDRDIVIAASSDAEWRYQKPPDYSRSKENLERESTRSHLEGTLEAIVQNLVRTFEMEVSFKTNPQQWLSVVNDRFRVSTNGGTEYTAADVSAQGTYNLFMADSEHYKASEENFESSAKLFHTTFPQGFPWEVLEVYSGPPSVTFKWRHWGHFHGAYKDYAPTGETVEIIGMSIAKVTDDLQIVSLEHYFDNALFLEKLTAGAKDSSSRNQESACPFSSWFKKIKKS is encoded by the coding sequence ATGAGCGCAACACAGTCTAATAACCTGCCGCTTTGGGTACAGGATCGGGATATAGTTATTGCCGCCAGCAGTGATGCTGAGTGGCGGTATCAAAAACCCCCAGATTATTCCCGTTCCAAGGAGAATCTGGAGAGAGAGAGTACACGTAGCCATCTAGAAGGTACCCTAGAAGCGATCGTGCAAAACTTGGTGAGAACCTTCGAGATGGAGGTATCTTTTAAAACTAACCCGCAGCAATGGTTATCTGTGGTAAATGACCGTTTTCGTGTGAGTACGAATGGTGGAACAGAGTACACAGCAGCAGATGTATCAGCCCAAGGTACTTACAATTTATTCATGGCTGATTCAGAACATTACAAAGCTTCTGAAGAAAACTTTGAGTCATCAGCCAAACTCTTCCACACTACATTTCCCCAAGGATTTCCCTGGGAAGTGCTGGAAGTGTACTCAGGTCCACCAAGCGTGACATTCAAGTGGCGACACTGGGGACATTTTCACGGTGCATACAAAGACTATGCACCAACTGGAGAGACGGTAGAAATTATCGGTATGAGTATTGCCAAAGTTACCGATGATTTACAGATTGTTTCCTTAGAACACTACTTTGACAACGCGCTGTTTCTCGAAAAGTTGACAGCAGGCGCTAAAGACTCAAGTAGTAGAAACCAGGAAAGTGCTTGTCCCTTCAGTTCTTGGTTCAAGAAAATCAAGAAAAGTTAA
- a CDS encoding pyridoxine 5'-phosphate synthase, with protein sequence MTTLGVNIDHIATIRQARRTVEPDPVAAAVLAELGGADGITVHLREDRRHIQDRDVRILRQTVRSHLNLEMAATDEMLAIALDIKPDYVTLVPEKREEVTTEGGLDIVGQVARIGEIVDKLQSADIPVSLFIDAEPAQIEASVKVRAKFIELHTGQYADAINETNRHQELAVLSQGCEQAIKAGLRVNAGHGLTYWNVYPVANIPGMEELNIGHTIISRAALVGIERAVREMKQAIRGISNQ encoded by the coding sequence GTGACTACACTCGGCGTAAATATCGACCATATCGCCACCATTCGGCAAGCGCGGCGGACGGTGGAACCAGATCCAGTAGCGGCAGCGGTGCTAGCTGAATTAGGGGGTGCAGATGGGATTACTGTACATTTGCGGGAAGATCGGCGGCATATTCAAGATCGGGATGTGCGAATATTAAGACAAACTGTGCGATCGCATCTGAATTTAGAAATGGCCGCTACAGATGAAATGCTAGCGATCGCCCTCGATATCAAACCCGATTACGTCACTTTAGTCCCCGAAAAACGCGAAGAGGTGACAACAGAAGGCGGTTTAGATATCGTCGGTCAAGTTGCTAGAATAGGTGAGATTGTTGATAAATTACAGAGCGCCGATATTCCAGTTAGTCTGTTTATTGATGCCGAGCCTGCACAAATCGAAGCATCTGTCAAGGTGCGGGCAAAGTTTATTGAACTACACACTGGGCAATATGCTGACGCTATCAACGAAACCAACCGCCACCAAGAATTAGCTGTGTTATCTCAGGGGTGCGAACAAGCAATTAAAGCTGGATTGCGAGTGAATGCAGGTCATGGACTCACCTACTGGAACGTTTATCCTGTCGCTAATATTCCTGGGATGGAAGAACTCAACATTGGTCATACCATCATCAGCAGGGCAGCTTTAGTAGGTATAGAAAGAGCAGTCCGCGAGATGAAACAAGCTATACGGGGAATCAGTAATCAGTGA